The Punica granatum isolate Tunisia-2019 chromosome 4, ASM765513v2, whole genome shotgun sequence genome has a window encoding:
- the LOC116206417 gene encoding LOW QUALITY PROTEIN: stearoyl-[acyl-carrier-protein] 9-desaturase 6, chloroplastic-like (The sequence of the model RefSeq protein was modified relative to this genomic sequence to represent the inferred CDS: inserted 1 base in 1 codon) gives MQASSLSLTRSGLPPPTPNRPRIGLSRPLAVSAVATPPLPKPLKHQKTHSMPAEKVEIFRSLENWAAQNVLPLLKPVDQCWQPXMFLPDSSMPLDEFQDRVRELRERTAELPDDYFVVLVGDMITEDALPTYQTMINTLDGVRDETGASRNPWAMWTRQWTAEENRHGDLLRSYLYLSGRVDMLMVERTVQYLIGSGMDPGTENNPYLGFVYTSFQERATFVSHGNTARLAKEGGDPVLARICGTIAADEKRHENAYSKIVEKLLEVDPTGAVLAIADMMRKKITMPAHMMTDGEDPRLFERFSAVAQRLGVYTAQDYADILEHLIGLWRLQKLEGLTGEGREAQEFVCALPARIRRLQERADERARKLPPQKVKFSWIFNRELTL, from the exons ATGCAGGCCTCATCGCTCTCCCTAACGAGGTCCGGCCTCCCCCCGCCCACCCCGAACCGTCCCCGAATCGGCCTCTCCCGGCCATTGGCTGTGTCTGCGGTGGCCACCCCGCCGCTTCCGAAGCCTCTTAAACACCAGAAGACCCACTCGATGCCGGCCGAGAAGGTTGAGATCTTCCGGTCGCTCGAGAACTGGGCTGCCCAGAATGTACTGCCACTGCTCAAGCCCGTGGACCAGTGCTGGCAGC AGATGTTCCTGCCCGACTCGTCCATGCCGCTGGACGAGTTCCAGGACCGGGTGCGGGAGCTCCGGGAGCGGACCGCCGAGCTCCCTGACGACTACTTCGTCGTGCTCGTGGGGGACATGATCACGGAGGACGCCCTCCCGACCTATCAGACGATGATCAACACGCTGGACGGGGTGAGGGACGAGACAGGGGCCAGCAGGAACCCGTGGGCAATGTGGACCCGCCAGTGGACCGCGGAGGAGAACCGCCACGGGGACCTGCTCCGGAGCTATCTCTACCTCTCGGGCCGGGTTGACATGTTAATGGTCGAGCGGACCGTCCAGTACTTGATCGGGTCTGGAATG gatcCGGGGACGGAGAACAACCCGTACCTGGGCTTCGTGTACACATCCTTCCAGGAGAGGGCGACGTTCGTCTCCCACGGCAACACCGCCCGGCTGGCCAAGGAGGGCGGCGACCCGGTGCTGGCCCGCATCTGCGGCACCATCGCCGCCGACGAGAAGCGCCACGAGAACGCCTACTCGAAGATCGTCGAGAAGCTCCTCGAGGTGGACCCGACCGGCGCCGTCCTCGCGATCGCCGACATGATGCGGAAGAAGATCACGATGCCGGCGCACATGATGACCGACGGCGAGGACCCGAGGCTGTTCGAGCGGTTCTCGGCCGTGGCGCAGCGGCTCGGCGTCTACACGGCGCAGGATTACGCGGACATCCTGGAGCACCTGATCGGGCTGTGGCGGCTGCAGAAGCTCGAGGGGCTGACGGGGGAAGGGAGGGAGGCGCAGGAGTTCGTCTGCGCGCTACCGGCGAGGATCCGGCGGCTGCAGGAGCGAGCGGACGAGCGGGCTCGGAAGCTCCCGCCGCAGAAGGTAAAGTTCAGTTGGATTTTCAACAGGGAGCTGACTCTGTAG
- the LOC116206416 gene encoding protein trichome berefringence-like 7, producing the protein MELGETEMGNRPSWRKWKSFVHLRSLWKWVFGFGLQGMKGHCKFSIFSSFNGVLAIGSFLSFLLAITFAYLLVFPKFRAPIRTYEVPRSNGSASECNLFEGGWVRDERYPLYNASECPFAERGFDCLSNGRKDRGFMKWRWKPKHCDIPRFNVRQILEYLRGKRVVFAGDSLSRTQWESFICMLMTGVEDKKSVYEVNGNKITKQIRFLGVRFSSHNFRVDFYRSVFLVQPGPVPRRAPKRVKKVVKLDKLDDISNEWIDSDVLVFNSGHWWTPTKLFDMGWYFQKGGSLKLGMPISSAFSTALETWVSWVENNINTNRTAMFFRTFESSHWSGRNRNSCKVTRRPSTKTNKKDRSWISEAIIKVVKKMTVRMTVLHVTRMGAYRSDAHVGTWSDNPSVPDCSHWCLPGVPDAWNEILISYLLMKNR; encoded by the exons ATGGAATTGGGGGAGACGGAGATGGGGAATCGACCCAGCTGGAGAAAATGGAAGTCTTTTGTCCATTTGAGGTCTCTGTGGAAATGGGTCTTCGGCTTCGGGCTCCAGGGAATGAAGGGTCACTGTAAATTTTCGATCTTCAGCTCGTTCAATGGAGTTCTTGCAATTGGGTCTTTTCTGTCCTTCCTGTTAGCCATAACATTTGCCTACTTGTTAGTGTTCCCCAAGTTTCGTGCACCGATCCGCACTTATGAGGTTCCCAGGTCGAATGGTTCGGCGAGTGAGTGTAATTTGTTTGAAGGAGGTTGGGTCCGAGATGAGCGTTACCCTCTGTACAATGCTTCTGAATGTCCCTTTGCAGAGCGGGGATTCGATTGTTTATCCAACGGCCGCAAAGATCGGGGCTTTATGAAGTGGCGGTGGAAACCCAAGCATTGTGATATTCCTCGGTTCAACGTGCGCCAAATTCTCGAATATCTGAGAGGGAAACGTGTGGTTTTTGCCGGTGATTCCTTGAGCCGGACGCAGTGGGAGTCTTTTATCTGTATGCTCATGACAGGAGTGGAGGATAAGAAGAGTGTGTATGAGGTCAATGGGAATAAAATCACTAAGCAGATTAGGTTCCTTGGTGTGAGATTCAGTTCGCACAATTTCAGGGTCGATTTCTATCGGTCAGTCTTCCTCGTGCAGCCAGGTCCTGTCCCGAGACGAGCACCCAAGAGGGTCAAGAAAGTAGTTAAGCTCGATAAGTTGGATGATATTAGCAACGAGTGGATCGATTCGGATGTTCTGGTGTTCAATTCAGGGCACTGGTGGACTCCTACTAAGCTCTTTGACAT GGGCTGGTATTTTCAGAAAGGAGGGTCTTTAAAGCTTGGGATGCCCATATCTTCGGCTTTTAGTACAGCATTGGAGACGTGGGTTTCTTGGGTGGAGAACAACATCAATACAAATAGAACAGCAATGTTCTTCCGAACCTTCGAGTCTTCTCATTGGAG TGGCAGGAACCGGAACTCATGCAAAGTTACCAGACGCCCTTCTACAAAGACCAACAAGAAGGACCGCAGCTGGATTTCGGAGGCAATAATCAAGGTTGTCAAGAAAATGACGGTTCGTATGACTGTCCTCCATGTCACAAGAATGGGTGCATATAGAAGTGATGCACACGTCGGAACATGGAGCGATAATCCCTCGGTTCCCGATTGCAGCCACTGGTGCCTTCCCGGAGTTCCCGATGCATGGAACGAGATTCTCATCTCATATCTGTTAATGAAGAACCGATAA
- the LOC116206411 gene encoding pentatricopeptide repeat-containing protein At3g09040, mitochondrial: MRLVRHFCRKPTSPANRLCSSNKSTLSTVADEPFSPAPHLDPSPYPARSNYASLLQACLRQCKKIKTRHLFDEIPQRVEALRICKVIHGQSLKLGVGSKVSLGNAILDLYAKCGDEGFAEKAFRELEDRVVVAWNSILSMHSKRGELSRVIKLFGLIREDELLPNEFTYAVVFSACGRMADVSFGRQAHCDLIKVGWEKSTFCESSLIDMYAKCEVVVDARRVFDGAMDPDMVSWTAMISGYVQVRLLEEAIKLHNKMLQFGLVPDQVTSITIINAYSGLGRFHEAHELFSKIPNPNVVAWNVMISGHSQKGLESEALDLFVSMRKSGVKPTRSTLGSVLSAIASLGALDYGSLVHAEAIKLGLTDNVYVGSSLLNLYAKCEEVESAKKIFDALDEKNVILWNAMLGGYGQNGYPEKVIEMFRSMEQCGFQPDEYTYTSTLSVAASLDSLEAGRQLHCLIIKKKLTSNLFVGNALVDMYAKCGALKDSSKQFEQLEVRDSVSWNAIIVGYVQKGEEDRAFEMFRRLNFSGVFPSEVALASILSACAGIQALERGKQCHCIAVKLGLETSLYSASSLIDMYAKCGEIRAARDVLSRMPSLSVVSMNAMIAGYAKTKSDLEEAISLFREMRVAGLRPSPITFASLLDACEDPRRVYLGKQIHCLVLKSGLRCYEDFLGVSLIGMYMNTQEKTDAHSLFLEFPRPKSNILWTVMISGYNQNDCNVEALQCFQEMRNTNILPDQATFASILKASSALSSLPEGRKIHSLVFHTGFNSDELTSAALIDMYAKCGEVHSSTQVFNEMETKTDVVSWNSMIVGFAKNGFAEEALKVFNEMKQSHSSCSPDDVTFLGVLTACSHAGLVSEGREIYQEMVDHYKIHPRADHSACMVDLFGRWGFLEEAERFIDQLNFEPDPKVWATLLSACRLHGDEIRGKRAAEKLIQSEPQNSSPYVLLSNIYAASGNWHEVNSLRREMREKGVKKLPGCSWVVVEEKTNLFVAGDESHPRAGEIRSILKDLTDLMRDDAHTEPDIIMLYGA, from the coding sequence ATGCGCCTTGTGAGGCATTTCTGCAGGAAACCAACTTCCCCTGCAAATCGTCTCTGTTCAAGCAACAAATCCACCCTATCAACTGTTGCAGACGAGCCATTCAGCCCTGCCCCACACCTTGACCCTTCTCCATACCCTGCACGTAGCAACTACGCTTCTCTGCTCCAAGCATGCCTGCGGCAGTGCAAGAAAATCAAGACCCGCCACCTGTTCGACGAAATACCCCAACGGGTCGAAGCTTTAAGAATCTGCAAGGTCATCCACGGCCAAAGCTTGAAACTTGGGGTGGGATCAAAAGTGTCTCTAGGAAACGCCATCCTTGACCTGTACGCCAAGTGTGGCGATGAGGGCTTCGCCGAGAAAGCGTTCCGTGAGCTTGAGGACAGGGTTGTCGTTGCTTGGAACTCGATTCTTTCGATGCACTCAAAGCGGGGAGAGCTCAGTCGTGTGATTAAGCTCTTTGGATTGATTAGAGAGGATGAGTTGTTGCCTAATGAGTTTACCTATGCTGTTGTTTTTTCCGCTTGTGGGAGAATGGCGGATGTGAGCTTCGGGAGGCAAGCACACTGTGATTTAATCAAGGTTGGGTGGGAAAAGAGTACTTTTTGTGAAAGTTCACTCATTGATATGTACGCAAAATGTGAAGTCGTGGTAGATGCGAGGCGAGTTTTTGATGGAGCCATGGACCCGGACATGGTTTCTTGGACGGCTATGATTTCAGGATATGTTCAGGTGCGCTTGCTGGAAGAAGCTATCAAACTACACAACAAGATGCTGCAATTCGGCCTTGTTCCTGATCAAGTGACCTCCATCACCATAATCAATGCGTATTCTGGCCTAGGAAGGTTCCATGAGGCACATGAGTTGTTTTCAAAAATCCCAAACCCAAATGTTGTGGCGTGGAATGTAATGATCTCTGGTCATTCCCAGAAGGGGTTGGAATCGGAAGCTCTGGACTTGTTTGTGAGTATGAGAAAGTCCGGAGTAAAACCGACTAGGTCCACGTTGGGCAGTGTGCTGAGTGCCATTGCTAGTCTCGGAGCTCTTGATTATGGCTCGTTAGTCCATGCTGAGGCAATTAAACTTGGGCTCACAGATAATGTTTACGTTGGAAGTTCCTTGCTTAATCTTTATGCCAAGTGCGAGGAAGTGGAGTCTGCTAAGAAAATTTTTGATGCACTTGATGAgaaaaatgtcattttgtggaaTGCAATGCTCGGAGGGTATGGCCAGAACGGGTATCCAGAAAAGGTGATCGAAATGTTCAGAAGTATGGAACAGTGTGGGTTTCAACCTGATGAATATACATACACCAGTACTTTGAGCGTGGCTGCTAGCTTGGATTCCTTAGAAGCAGGTCGCCAGTTGCATTGCCTTATTATAAAGAAGAAACTCACATCAAACCTGTTTGTTGGGAATGCTTTGGTGGATATGTATGCTAAGTGCGGGGCACTCAAGGACTCAAGCAAGCAATTCGAACAGTTGGAAGTTCGGGATAGTGTCTCGTGGAATGCAATAATAGTTGGTTATGTGCAGAAGGGAGAAGAGGACAGAGCTTTCGAAATGTTCAGGCGGCTGAATTTTTCGGGCGTTTTCCCCAGTGAGGTGGCTTTGGCGAGCATATTGAGTGCATGCGCTGGTATTCAGGCTCTTGAACGAGGAAAGCAATGCCACTGCATAGCGGTCAAGTTGGGACTGGAGACAAGCCTCTACAGTGCGAGCTCTCTCATTGATATGTATGCGAAGTGTGGAGAGATCAGAGCCGCCCGTGATGTTCTCTCACGAATGCCCAGCCTCAGTGTGGTCTCAATGAATGCTATGATTGCTGGCTATGCCAAAACCAAAAGTGATTTGGAGGAAGCAATTAGTTTGTTCCGGGAGATGAGGGTGGCGGGATTGAGGCCTTCTCCAATTACATTTGCAAGCCTTTTGGATGCTTGTGAAGATCCTCGAAGAGTTTACCTGGGAAAGCAGATCCACTGTCTTGTACTGAAGAGCGGCCTTCGGTGTTATGAGGACTTTCTGGGTGTTTCTCTCATAGGAATGTATATGAACACTCAAGAGAAGACAGATGCCCATAGTCTTTTCTTAGAGTTTCCTAGACCGAAGAGCAATATATTATGGACAGTCATGATCTCCGGATATAATCAGAATGACTGCAATGTGGAGGCTTTGCAATGTTTCCAGGAAATGAGAAATACCAATATCCTACCGGATCAAGCCACATTTGCTAGCATTCTAAAGGCGAGCTCGGCTCTCTCTTCCTTGCCTGAAGGAAGAAAAATTCATTCGCTTGTCTTCCACACAGGCTTTAACTCCGACGAGTTGACCAGTGCTGCTCTCATAGACATGTATGCTAAGTGTGGGGAGGTCCACAGTTCTACTCAAGTATTCAATGAGATGGAGACAAAAACTGATGTGGTCTCGTGGAACTCGATGATTGTTGGGTTCGCCAAGAATGGGTTTGCTGAAGAAGCCCTTAAGGTTTTCAATGAGATGAAGCAATCGCACAGTTCTTGTTCTCCCGATGATGTCACGTTCCTCGGCGTTCTTACTGCTTGTAGTCATGCAGGATTAGTGTCTGAGGGCCGTGAAATATACCAAGAGATGGTGGATCACTATAAGATTCACCCAAGAGCCGACCACTCCGCTTGTATGGTCGATCTTTTCGGCCGATGGGGATTCTTAGAAGAAGCTGAACGCTTCATTGACCAATTAAATTTTGAACCTGATCCCAAGGTCTGGGCCACGTTACTCAGCGCTTGCAGGTTACATGGAGATGAAATCAGGGGAAAACGGGCAGCGGAGAAGCTTATACAATCGGAGCCCCAGAACTCCTCACCCTACGTTCTTCTCTCGAATATATACGCCGCGTCAGGGAATTGGCACGAGGTCAACTCGTTGAGGAGGGAAATGCGAGAGAAGGGAGTTAAGAAGTTGCCAGGTTGTAGTTGGGTCGTGGTGGAAGAGAAGACTAATCTGTTTGTTGCAGGGGATGAGTCCCATCCTCGTGCTGGTGAAATTCGTTCCATACTAAAAGACTTAACTGATCTAATGAGGGATGATGCTCATACCGAGCCTGATATTATTATGCTTTACGGTGCATAA
- the LOC116206415 gene encoding serine carboxypeptidase-like 42: MGKALVFLGLLAVGLLGLVGVSGFPAEDLVARLPGQPEVGFRQFAGYVDVDLRHGRSLFYYFVEADKDPDKKPLTLWLNGGPGCSSVGGGAFTELGPFYPTGDGRGLRRNSMSWNRASNLLFVESPAGVGWSYSNTTSDYSCGDDSTAMDMHTFLMGWYEKFPAFKTRELFLAGESYAGHYIPQLAIVLLDHNARSTGFKFNLKGVAIGNPLLRLDYDARATYEFFWSHGMISDEIGLKITGECDFDDYTYASPHNVSELCNEATNKADSIVGDYINNYDVILDVCYPSIVEQELRLKKLATKISIGVDVCMTYERRFYFNLPEVQKALHANRTNLPYPWSMCSGVLNYSDTDGNINILPLLKRIIQNHIPVWVFSGDQDSVVPLLGTRTLVRELAHDLKFGISVPYGAWFHKGQVGGWATEYGNLLTFATVRGAAHMVPYAQPSRALHLFSSFIRGRRLPNTTRPSIDD; the protein is encoded by the exons ATGGGTAAAGCTTTGGTCTTTTTGGGTTTATTAGCGGTTGGGCTGTTGGGGTTGGTCGGCGTCAGCGGGTTCCCAGCCGAGGACTTGGTGGCGAGGTTGCCCGGTCAGCCCGAGGTCGGGTTCAGGCAGTTTGCCGGGTACGTAGATGTCGATTTGAGACATGGGAGGAGCTTGTTCTATTACTTTGTTGAGGCAGACAAGGACCCCGACAAGAAGCCTCTCACCCTCTGGCTCAATGGAG GCCCAGGATGTTCGTCTGTCGGTGGAGGTGCCTTCACTGAGCTGGGCCCATTTTATCCTACCGGTGATGGTCGAGGACTTCGAAGAAATTCCATGTCATGGAACAGAG CCTCAAATCTCCTTTTCGTTGAGTCTCCTGCAGGAGTAGGATGGTCGTACTCGAACACGACTTCTGATTACAGTTGCGGGGATGATTCCACTG CAATGGATATGCATACGTTCTTGATGGGATGGTACGAGAAATTTCCGGCGTTCAAGACAAGAGAGTTGTTTCTCGCAGGAGAAAGCTATGCAG GGCATTACATACCACAGCTAGCAATCGTTCTGCTCGACCATAATGCGCGTTCGACCGGTTTCAAGTTCAATCTCAAAGGAGTTGCT ATAGGGAACCCACTTCTCAGATTGGACTATGATGCTCGAGCCACATATGAGTTCTTCTGGTCCCACGGAATGATCTCTGATGAGATTGGGCTTAAGATCACGGGGGAGTGCGATTTCGATGATTACACCTATGCAAGTCCCCACAATGTGAGCGAATTGTGCAACGAAGCCACAAACAAAGCCGACAGCATCGTTGGTGACTACATAAACAATTATGATGTGATCCTCGATGTCTGCTACCCGTCCATTGTGGAACAAGAACTTAGGCTGAAAAAACTG GCGACCAAGATTAGCATTGGAGTCGATGTATGCATGACCTACGAAAGGCGGTTCTACTTCAACCTTCCCGAGGTTCAGAAGGCTCTTCATGCGAACCGAACCAATTTGCCTTATCCATGGTCTATGTGCAGTGG AGTTTTAAATTACAGCGACACGGATGGCAACATCAACATTCTACCGTTGTTGAAGAGGATAATCCAAAACCATATACCGGTCTGGGTTTTCAG TGGTGATCAAGATTCGGTCGTGCCACTGCTTGGTACTCGAACTCTTGTTCGTGAGCTAGCTCATGACTTGAAGTTCGGGATCAGTGTACCCTATGGAGCTTGGTTCCACAAAGGCCAG GTGGGTGGTTGGGCGACCGAGTACGGGAATCTGCTGACGTTTGCAACAGTCCGTGGGGCTGCTCATATGGTGCCTTACGCGCAGCCTTCGAGGGCTCTACACTTGTTCAGTTCATTCATCCGGGGCCGCAGGTTGCCCAACACGACGCGTCCTTCAATTGATGATTAA
- the LOC116205011 gene encoding uncharacterized protein LOC116205011 isoform X2: protein MASTAFPKPILRISAPCSPSSRAHEFFLPLSASSSHSVSLRRLSVHAKKKNSRSEPVLKPTIIEEIRSVDEEEDEEEELLLGDFDDEEFDGDEDDNFEDEFPEDDTLYVGDGAGGGGISLAGTWWDKEALAIAEEVTQSFDGELQIYAFKTLSNSTIQVRIETLSNKTRLDEAELAKSVPGKLSLEVSSPGVERVVRVPYDLDRFKERPMFVKYTSEVSEGVSPSESDGIFRLISFDIDARSCTWGLADVRVNREKAGKGRPLSKKQREWRLNTSFDSLRLVRLYSEI from the exons ATGGCCTCGACAGCTTTTCCGAAGCCGATCCTAAGGATCAGTGCCCCATGCTCTCCTTCTAGCCGGGCCCATGAGTTCTTCCTCCCTCTCTCGGCCTCCTCATCTCACAGCGTTAGCCTCCGGCGGCTCTCTGTTCATGCCAAGAAGAAGAACTCGAGGTCGGAGCCGGTTCTCAAGCCCACAATTATCGAAGAAATAAGGTCGGTCGAtgaggaagaggatgaggaggaAGAGCTCCTTCTTGGGGACTTTGATGACG AGGAATTcgatggagatgaggatgacaATTTCGAGGATGAGTTTCCCGAAGATGATACTCTTTAT GTCGGAGATGGAGCAGGAGGAGGCGGAATCTCTCTTGCAGGGACATGGTGGGACAAGGAAGCATTGGCGATAGCCGAAGAGGTTACTCAGTCATTCGATGGCGAACTCCAAATATATGCGTTCAAAACACTGTCCAATTCCACTATTCAAGTCCGAATAGAGACTCTTTCCAACAA GACTCGTCTTGATGAAGCTGAGCTTGCCAAGTCTGTACCGGGGAAATTATCCTTGGAG GTATCATCTCCCGGGGTTGAAAGAGTTGTTCGGGTCCCATATGATCTCGACCGATTCAAGGAACGGCCGATGTTCGTAAAATATACCAGTGAAGTATCTGAAGGCGTATCTCCTTCAGAAAGTGATGGTATCTTTAGACTCATCTCTTTCGACATAGATGCGAGATCTTGCACCTGGGGCTTAGCCGATGTCAGGGTGAACAGAGAGAAGGCAGGTAAAGGGAGACCCCTCAGCAAGAAGCAACGCGAGTGGCGCTTGAACACCTCGTTCGACTCCTTACGCCTTGTCCGATTGTATTCCGAGATATGA
- the LOC116205011 gene encoding uncharacterized protein LOC116205011 isoform X1 → MASTAFPKPILRISAPCSPSSRAHEFFLPLSASSSHSVSLRRLSVHAKKKNSRSEPVLKPTIIEEIRSVDEEEDEEEELLLGDFDDEEFDGDEDDNFEDEFPEDDTLYVGDGAGGGGISLAGTWWDKEALAIAEEVTQSFDGELQIYAFKTLSNSTIQVRIETLSNKSGSPSMEDIEAFSLSYRTRLDEAELAKSVPGKLSLEVSSPGVERVVRVPYDLDRFKERPMFVKYTSEVSEGVSPSESDGIFRLISFDIDARSCTWGLADVRVNREKAGKGRPLSKKQREWRLNTSFDSLRLVRLYSEI, encoded by the exons ATGGCCTCGACAGCTTTTCCGAAGCCGATCCTAAGGATCAGTGCCCCATGCTCTCCTTCTAGCCGGGCCCATGAGTTCTTCCTCCCTCTCTCGGCCTCCTCATCTCACAGCGTTAGCCTCCGGCGGCTCTCTGTTCATGCCAAGAAGAAGAACTCGAGGTCGGAGCCGGTTCTCAAGCCCACAATTATCGAAGAAATAAGGTCGGTCGAtgaggaagaggatgaggaggaAGAGCTCCTTCTTGGGGACTTTGATGACG AGGAATTcgatggagatgaggatgacaATTTCGAGGATGAGTTTCCCGAAGATGATACTCTTTAT GTCGGAGATGGAGCAGGAGGAGGCGGAATCTCTCTTGCAGGGACATGGTGGGACAAGGAAGCATTGGCGATAGCCGAAGAGGTTACTCAGTCATTCGATGGCGAACTCCAAATATATGCGTTCAAAACACTGTCCAATTCCACTATTCAAGTCCGAATAGAGACTCTTTCCAACAA GTCTGGTTCTCCCAGTATGGAAGATATTGAAGCATTTTCTTTGTCCTACAGGACTCGTCTTGATGAAGCTGAGCTTGCCAAGTCTGTACCGGGGAAATTATCCTTGGAG GTATCATCTCCCGGGGTTGAAAGAGTTGTTCGGGTCCCATATGATCTCGACCGATTCAAGGAACGGCCGATGTTCGTAAAATATACCAGTGAAGTATCTGAAGGCGTATCTCCTTCAGAAAGTGATGGTATCTTTAGACTCATCTCTTTCGACATAGATGCGAGATCTTGCACCTGGGGCTTAGCCGATGTCAGGGTGAACAGAGAGAAGGCAGGTAAAGGGAGACCCCTCAGCAAGAAGCAACGCGAGTGGCGCTTGAACACCTCGTTCGACTCCTTACGCCTTGTCCGATTGTATTCCGAGATATGA
- the LOC116205010 gene encoding putative UDP-glucuronate:xylan alpha-glucuronosyltransferase 3, with protein sequence MRGASLSPVEPRLRLSASSNEEMNKRRSQRSRYFKDVEKALRFPILGRNFNCKIPTLKIVLVIILLGTFLTLYRSPAIYNTDLSNSASRHSFMERWTREHNVPDPRYISSLNINWDQISTAIEKLTDRDDYKGIGLLNFKEDEIELWKQLIPDAEHVTLHLDPVAENVTWESLYPEWIDEEEDFEVPTCPSLPKLQVPGKPRIDLLAVKLPCNESGKWSRDVARLHLQLAAGGLAASAKSYHPVRVLFVTECFPIPNLFTCKELLIHEGNVWLYEPNLNKLREKVRLPVGSCELTVPLKAKENFHSERASREAYATILHSAHFYVCGAIAAAQSIRMAGSTRDLVILVDESITDYHRGGLEAAGWKIHTITRIRNPKAEPDAYNEWNYSKFRLWQLTDYDKIIFIDADMLILRNIDFLFEMPEISATGNNATLFNSGVMVVEPSNCTFQLLMDHINEIESYNGGDQGYLNEVFTWWHRIPKHMNFLKHFWEGDEPEKKAMKTRLFGADPPILYVLHYLGNKPWLCFRDYDCNWNVDILQEFASDVAHKRWWKVHDAMPKNLHKFCLLRSKQKAALEWDRRQAEKAIYTDGHWKIKIKDKRLKTCLEDFCFWESMLWHWGEKNWTDNSTTTVPPPLKLGSASLPSL encoded by the exons ATGAGAGGAGCCTCGCTGAGCCCCGTCGAGCCTCGGCTCCGATTGTCTGCTTCATCTAA TGAAGAAATGAACAAAAGAAGGTCCCAAAGGAGTAGATATTTCAAAGATGTTGAAAAGGCTCTCCGCTTTCCCATCCTAGGAAGGAATTTCAACTGCAAGATACCAACCTTAAAAATTGTGCTTGTCATCATTTTACTGGGAACTTTTCTGACCCTTTACCGATCTCCAGCAATTTACAATACAGATCTCTCCAATTCTGCATCTCG GCACAGTTTCATGGAGAGATGGACGAGAGAGCATAATGTTCCAGATCCTCGTTATATATCTTCCCTCAACATCAACTGGGACCAAATCTCAACTGCTATTGAGAAGCTGACTGACAGAGATGACTATAAAGGAATTGGTCTGTTGAACTTTAAAGAGGATGAAATTGAACTGTGGAAGCAGCTGATTCCCGATGCTGAACACGTCACTTTGCATTTGGACCCTGTGGCAGAAAATGTAACCTGGGAATCACTTTATCCTGAGTGGATagatgaggaagaagactTTGAGGTTCCCACTTGTCCCTCTTTACCTAAGCTTCAAGTTCCAGGAAAACCGAGGATTGATCTCCTTGCTGTCAAGCTTCCATGTAATGAGTCAGGAAAGTGGTCAAGAGATGTGGCTCGTTTGCACTTGCAGCTTGCAGCAGGTGGGCTTGCTGCCTCTGCAAAGAGCTATCATCCAGTCCGTGTACTCTTTGTGACAGAGTGCTTTCCAATCCCAAATCTGTTCACTTGCAAAGAACTGCTTATACACGAAGGAAATGTTTGGCTATATGAGCCGAACCTGAACAAACTGAGAGAAAAGGTCCGACTTCCGGTGGGATCATGTGAACTTACTGTGCCTCTTAAGGCTAAAG AGAACTTCCATTCGGAGAGGGCCAGCCGAGAAGCTTATGCAACGATCCTTCACTCTGCTCACTTCTATGTTTGTGGGGCAATCGCTGCAGCTCAGAGTATCCGCATGGCAGGTTCAACTCGGGACCTCGTGATACTCGTCGATGAATCGATCACGGACTATCACAGAGGAGGATTAGAAGCTGCAGGTTGGAAAATTCACACAATTACGAGGATCAGGAATCCTAAGGCTGAACCTGATGCTTATAATGAATGGAACTACAGCAAGTTCCGTCTCTGGCAGTTGACGGATTATGACAAGATAATCTTCATTGATGCTGACATGCTCATATTGAGAAACATTGATTTCCTCTTTGAGATGCCGGAAATTTCTGCAACAGGAAATAATGCTACTCTCTTCAATTCTGGTGTAATGGTGGTTGAGCCCTCAAACTGCACATTCCAGCTCCTCATGGACCACATCAACGAGATTGAGTCCTACAATGGAGGTGATCAGGGGTACCTAAACGAGGTATTCACGTGGTGGCACCGGATCCCTAAACACATGAACTTCTTGAAACACTTCTGGGAAGGGGATGAGCCTGAGAAGAAGGCAATGAAGACCCGCCTCTTCGGCGCGGATCCACCAATCCTCTATGTCCTCCACTACCTTGGGAACAAACCCTGGCTCTGTTTCAGGGACTACGACTGTAACTGGAACGTGGACATACTACAAGAGTTTGCGAGTGACGTTGCCCACAAGAGGTGGTGGAAGGTCCACGATGCAATGCCCAAGAACCTGCACAAGTTCTGCTTGCTCCGGTCGAAGCAGAAGGCGGCTCTGGAGTGGGACCGGAGGCAGGCTGAGAAGGCGATCTACACAGACGGTCACTGGAAGATAAAGATCAAGGACAAGCGGTTAAAGACATGTTTGGAGGATTTCTGCTTCTGGGAAAGTATGCTGTGGCACTGGGGTGAGAAGAACTGGACCGATAACTCGACAACTACTGTCCCTCCACCACTAAAGCTTGGCTCCGCTTCTCTCCCATCTTTGTGA